The proteins below come from a single Ptychodera flava strain L36383 chromosome 6, AS_Pfla_20210202, whole genome shotgun sequence genomic window:
- the LOC139134558 gene encoding etoposide-induced protein 2.4 homolog, which yields MADNIKDILLGVCSGVKDALLGTWKIMYIDQEIGEHEEKVRKKREEMAKHKRRLTLTKPKDSEPGIRNRILQCCAFNGGVFWLSIGLFNGVVLPMLEKLTHFMFGESTVQSLMVWSWMGPMLSYTFSALWVMPLFLLSKVVNSLWFQDVGDAAYRKSRGRPRMLNLSKMVADLLFSIVIQSIFLIQAMLVGLIPLSGMATLLSLFHLCLLYSLYAFEYKWFNMGWEVHKRINYIESNWAYFSGFGLPLALLTSLPQSYIVSGCIFSMFFPLFIISANEATPPRQTCEFIIRLFPLSVEIANKIFHRTVQTPRIQTEKSDSIQQSSSSSMPSSR from the exons ATGGCTGATAACATCAAAGATATACTGTTGGGAGTATGCTCAGGTGTCAAAGATGCTTTGCTTGGCACATGGAAGATAATGTACATCGATCAAGAGATTGGTGAACATGAAGAGAAAGTTAGAAAAAAGCGTGAGGAAATGGCAAAGCATAAAAGAAGACTTACTCTAACAAAACCAAAAGATAG TGAACCGGGTATAAGAAATAGAATCTTGCAGTGTTGTGCTTTCAATGGTGGAGTCTTTTGGCTCAGTATCGGTTTGTTCAATGGTGTGGTCTTGCCTATGTTAGAGAAGCTCACTCATTTCATGTTTG GTGAGAGTACTGTTCAGAGTTTAATGGTGTGGTCATGGATGGGACCTATGCTGTCATACACCTTTAGTGCTCTCTGGGTCATGCCACTCTTTCTACTCAGTAAAGTTGTCAATAGTCTATGGTTCCAG GATGTAGGAGATGCAGCATACAGGAAGTCACGTGGTCGACCACGGATGCTCAACCTTAGTAAAATGGTAGCAGATTTGCTATTCAGTATTGTTATACAGTCGATATTTTTAATTCAA GCAATGTTAGTTGGTTTAATTCCACTGTCGGGTATGGCAACACTTCTCAGCTTATTTCATCTGTGTTTACTCTACTCATTGTATGCCTTTGAGTATAAATGGTTCAATATGG GTTGGGAAGTACACAAGAGAATAAATTACATCGAGAGTAACTGGGCATACTTTTCTGGTTTTGGATTACCCTTAGCTCTACTAACTTCCCTGCCACAGTCATATATTGTCAGTGGATGTATATTCTCCATGTTCTTCCCTCTCTTTATAATCAGTGCAAATGAAGCAACTCCACCGAGACAAACTTG TGAGTTTATAATACGTCTGTTCCCCCTCTCTGTTGAAATTGCCAACAAGATATTTCACAGAACTGTTCAGACACCAAGGATTCAGACAGAGAAATCAGATTCCATAcagcaatcatcatcatcatcaatgccCTCTTCTAGATAA